The window GCTCGAGGTCGGCGAAATTGTTCATGACACCCGCGCCGTGCGCAACTGGCTCGGGGAACGTCTCCTGACATGTACCGGTGACGTTGCTGTAGTCTTCCGGCCCAACCGGATTGTCGACGCTCACAGCGGCCCACCTCGAGCACGGCGAACGTCTCGAATACAGTCTGTACAGAGGCGACGGAGCCCATCAACGGGTTCATCACAGCGTTCACACTCGTTGTTTTCGACGAGACGGCTCACTGGGATCGACCCCCGTTGGATCGATCATTACCCGTGTGTAGTGTCCAACTCTTAGGTAGGGCCTTACCAGACCCTACTAATGTTGGCACAGTCATTATAATCGAACAGTCCTCGGAAACAGATGTTGTGGAAAGTATCCTCTGTCCGGATTGTGGCGAGGAGAATTGTAGCACCCTACTTGAAAAAGGAGGGAAAATAGCGCTCAAATGCACTAATTGTGACCATGATTGGATTGTGAAGCGTTGAACAGTGCCGCCCGTGCAGTGATCGTTTTCGTTCACGCAATCCCACCTCCGTCCTCGAGGCGGGCTTCAGCACGCGCGAGTAGGTTCCCGATCGTGCCGGGCCTTCGGTCGGTTCGGCGAGCGAACTCGCGAACGCCGACGTCGTTCTCGCGACAGGCGACGTACGCTTCGCGTTCTGCGTCGGTGAGTGGCGAGAGATCCGGCCCAAAGTCCACCAAGCTGGCTTGCTCACTCGACACGCTCGCTCACCTCCCGTTCCGGCGTTGCAACGTGGCGAACGTGTCCGTCTGAGAAACGTACCTCGACACCTCGCCAACCGTCGACGAACCCATTCCCACCTTCGCCGTGGATTCTCAACGGCATCACGATCGGGTACGGATGACGATCACACTCCCAGCCGAACGTCACCAGCTCGTCGAAAGCGACGGCCAGCCGAACGTTGACGAGGTCGGGCTTCGCAATGCGCTGAGATCCTTTCGTCTTCGGGACGGGATGACCACATTCAGCGCAGATCGGGATGCCGTCGACGTCTCGAGCGGGTTCGCGCACCACTGTGGGCGGCATGATCCCGTAGCGGGACAGTCCGGCGCGACTCAAGGCGACTCACCCCCGTGACGACCGGGCGACGTCTCTGGATCGGGAATCGCGACGTCGACACCCGCTCCGCTCCCGCGGGACAGCCGTCGGTAGGAATCGCACTCGCCACAGCGGTGGGCGCGGTCGCGATCGTCACCGAACACCCGAGTGAACTGGGTGGTTACGTGGGCTCCACAGTGACGGCAGGTCGATCCGCTCGAGGGCGACCAGTGGCTTACTGCCACGATGACCACCTCGGATTTCCACTCCTAATTTTACGTGAGGGAAGCGACCCGCGACTTGTTTCACGTTCAAATCCACTTTTCGCCCCTGTTCGCGCAAAAGTGAATCTGCCGGTAGAGGTCGCATTACCTCCGTATACATAGGAATTCCTCTCTGCTACAAAACGGCTGGATAGGAAGTCCGCTCTCCCCGATTTGAACGGGGGGCAAGTCGATCTACAGTCGACTGCTCTACCAGGCTGAGCTAAGAGCGGTCACTCATAGGTAGCAGACGAAGCCGGTATAAGGGTTATTATTTGCCCCGTGAGAGACTCGAGTCAGGCCCGAGGGAAGTTTCATATAGGATGCGTAATAATATGGTCGGTAACGGTATGGGAAAGATCACGTTCCGCGCAGACGACGACCTCGTCGACGAACTCGAGGCGTTCGACGCCTCCAAGAGCGAGGTCATGCGCGAGGCACTGCGAACGTACCTGGACGAACACGCGACGGGCGACGTGGAGGTACGTTCGGCGAACGAGACTGCCGGTGAGAGTCTCGACGCCATGCTCACGGAACGGATCGATACCCTGATAGCGAACAGACTGGGGGAGCAACCGACGCCACAGGCCAACGGCCAGGACGTCAACGTCACCATCTCCCTCGAGGGCGATGGTACGATCTCCTCCGCCCGCGCGAGTGACGATCGAACGGCGGCCGACCCACGGGCGTCACCAGCACGTAATACGTCCGAGCAGAGTCAGGCGCAGTCGCGTACGTGTGGACAGTGTGGAACCGGCCTCGCGTCAGATCACGTCTTCTGCCCGAACTGCGGGGAAAAGGCCACGCATCGCGTGTTCTGTGACTGCGGGGACGAAGTACGCTCGGACTGGGCGTTCTGTCCCGGCTGCGGCCG of the Natronosalvus vescus genome contains:
- a CDS encoding sigma-70 region 4 domain-containing protein, producing the protein MSSEQASLVDFGPDLSPLTDAEREAYVACRENDVGVREFARRTDRRPGTIGNLLARAEARLEDGGGIA
- a CDS encoding DUF7563 family protein; its protein translation is MVIVAVSHWSPSSGSTCRHCGAHVTTQFTRVFGDDRDRAHRCGECDSYRRLSRGSGAGVDVAIPDPETSPGRHGGESP
- a CDS encoding double zinc ribbon domain-containing protein, translated to MGKITFRADDDLVDELEAFDASKSEVMREALRTYLDEHATGDVEVRSANETAGESLDAMLTERIDTLIANRLGEQPTPQANGQDVNVTISLEGDGTISSARASDDRTAADPRASPARNTSEQSQAQSRTCGQCGTGLASDHVFCPNCGEKATHRVFCDCGDEVRSDWAFCPGCGRRTPAADVLDSNQP